A genomic stretch from Setaria italica strain Yugu1 chromosome VII, Setaria_italica_v2.0, whole genome shotgun sequence includes:
- the LOC111258027 gene encoding uncharacterized protein LOC111258027 — MENQRQHSSSFGPKLRMSTKSKAANGSMRRKPRFNSKRMNNIIKDMERRKAYMPNMRKMNARSGVGVKDNAHIHSGKKPCGSDKKDQDGINRIAEVNILPQKDSRAGQSSDVLPLKNGASKSKQSLSHISKNARQSPTSRLDNDLIPLMDIKSSHPLRVENVLPSICSKELENPTPFHSKDGSNATKDGSNTNLGLRKQSHSGTSHHVDVELMAKSAHQARNADLELMAKSAHQARNVDLELMAKSAHQARNVYASSSDDDTLGPKSNGGQESNVRKDSKEISRPLKCKRVSRGSNIPFASETLKASCKDKNCAIVSSKDVAQSEFTKTCLHKKDQPSGYVGKNNDVNSKRKKVEGRLTTCDNDDYTRVVQQDNLTCGTIKRRRCMAPNEVGDEVDGCNKNLMGVDSTITLTPQEALLKKQQCNYCSKPICEPSWKGIFKIDGKEYISLAGHLSTKSCEKVWELSKSLPPVVEVERVSRLVAWPSVWKASKPSSDNIGLYFLHENMRNVEELDQLVKEVVENDLLLRAVVNEAEMLIFPSVLLPKRYQTFQAKYYLWAVFKPREDKGDVLAEPLNGTGHRAQATCLKPAI, encoded by the exons ATGGAGAATCAAAGGCAACATAGCAGCTCTTTTGGCCCAAAGTTGCGCATGTCAACCAAATCAAAAGCGGCAAACGGGTCTATGAGACGCAAGCCTAGGTTTAATTCTAAGCGCATGAACAATATCATCAAAGACATGGAGAGACGCAAGGCTTATATGCCTAACATGAGAAAGATGAATGCTAGAAGTGGTGTTGGTGTTAAAGATAATGCTCATATCCATAGTGGCAAGAAACCATGTGGGAGTGATAAGAAAGATCAAGATGGTATCAACAGGATAGCAGAAGTCAATATACTACCTCAGAAGGATAGCAGAGCTGGACAATCTTCTGATGTGTTGCCATTGAAGAATGGTGCTAGCAAATCAAAGCAATCATTATCACATATCTCAAAGAATGCAAGGCAATCTCCTACCTCAAGGTTAGACAATGATTTGATTCCTTTGATGGATATCAAGTCATCTCATCCATTGAGAGTTGAGAATGTACTCCCTTCGATTTGTTCGAAGGAATTGGAGAATCCAACCCCCTTCCACTCGAAAGATGGATCAAACGCCACGAAAGATGGATCAAACACCAATTTGGGACTCCGGAAGCAATCTCACTCTGGAACTTCACATCATGTTGATGTGGAGTTAATGGCCAAGTCGGCTCACCAGGCAAGGAATGCTGATTTGGAGTTAATGGCCAAGTCAGCTCACCAGGCAAGGAATGTTGATTTGGAGTTAATGGCCAAGTCGGCTCACCAAGCAAGGAATGTCTATGCATCAAGCAGTGATGATGATACCTTGGGTCCAAAGTCAAATGGCGGACAAGAAAGCAATGTTAGAAAGGACTCCAAGGAAATCTCAAGACCCTTAAAGTGCAAAAGAGTCTCAAGAGGTTCAAATATCCCATTTGCAAGTGAAACCCTTAAGGCATCGTGCAAAGATAAGAATTGTGCAATAGTTTCTTCCAAGGATGTTGCCCAAAGTGAGTTTACAAAAACATGCTTGCATAAGAAGGATCAACCATCTGGATATGTTGGCAAAAACAATGATGTCAATTCAAAGAGGAAGAAGGTAGAAGGAAGACTTACGACATGTGACAACGATGATTATACAAGGGTTGTACAACAAGATAATTTGACTTGTGGGACGATAAAGAGAAGGAGATGCATGGCACCAAATGAAGTTGGAGATGAAGTTGATGGTTGTAATAAGAATCTGATGGGTGTTGATAGTACCATTACATTGACACCACAAGAAGCTCTTTTGAAGAAGCAACAATGCAATTATTGCTCGAAACCTATCTGCGAACCTTCTTGGAA GGGAATCTTTAAGATAGATGGTAAGGAATACATATCACTTGCGGGACATTTATCAACCAAATCATGCGAGAAGGTGTGGGAATTATCAAAATCATTGCCTCCAGTGGTTGAAGTGGAACGCGTTTCGAGATTGGTTGCCTGGCCTAGTGTATGGAAGGCATCAAAACCTAGCAGTGACAACATTGGCTTGTATTTCCTCCATGAAAATATGAG GAACGTTGAAGAACTAGATCAACTTGTTAAGGAAGTCGTGGAGAATGATTTGCTCTTGCGGGCTGTTGTCAATGAAGCTGAGATGCTTATATTTCCTTCTGTTCTACTGCCCAAACGATACCAGA CGTTTCAAGCCAAATACTACTTATGGGCAGTGTTCAAACCCAGGGAAGATAAAGGTGATGTACTTGCAGAACCGCTAAATGGTACTGGGCATCGTGCACAGGCAACATGTTTGAAACCAGCAATCTGA